One Glycine max cultivar Williams 82 chromosome 8, Glycine_max_v4.0, whole genome shotgun sequence genomic window, CCAAACAGTGCCCCGGTTGTGGTCACAAATTTGAAGGGAAGCCGGtacggaaaaagaaaaaaaaaaatctcagtaATATTCTTGCCTTCAACGAAAAGCCTTTGACAATATGAAGAAGAATCAAACGACAAAAGAATACCATATTCACATGTTTACGGCTGGTCTACCATTAATTGGACtagttcaattaatttaatgCTGTACATGCATGTATATCGGTATCCCTTTTCTCAGTTACATATTAGTTAGCCTTAGCCTATTACTAAAGTTATTGCATATATGTTAAAGTTTATCGtcttctttctttaatttctttctctctcttatataAACTCTTCTTCTTATCTCTCGATCGCTTTTGCTTTcttgttttaatttgaatttcaatgggACCGGCAGGACTGGCTAGGTCTACCAGCGGGAGTAAAGTTTGATCCAACAGACCAAGAACTCATAGAACACCTTGAAGCCAAAGTAGAGGCAAAGAATATGAAATCACACCCTCTCATAGATGAGTTCATTCCCACTATTGAAGGAGAAGATGGGATTTGTTACACCCATCCTGAGAAACTTCCAGGTTGAGATATATTGAaatatgataaagaaaaagTCTTACCAATACAGATTTTTCAAAGTACAGTTTTTCTAATACGTTTTCTATTAGTAGTTaacatttattagaaattataaaatgatgagtaAAACtcattcaattaagaatgagattaCGTAcacctgtattttttttaataaattttaagtaatgacaaaaaatttatttaaatgggtatttttttttacatcagttTAAATGagtatgttaaaaattaaaatattaacatttctCAATAGCAAAATAGAAATAGCCTCTAACTCTCACTTTTCCACTCAGGATGTTTAGAGTGTGAGTacataaaagtttattttatttaaccgTAGAAAATCTGGCTTGAAAATTGTGCAGAACTTAGATACTTATTAGTCAAAAGGGGTTTTGTGTTACATGTAGTTCACCTAAGTTGAGCTAACTTTGAATTTGGTTTTTCAGGAGTGACAAGAGATGGCTTAAGCAGACACTTCTTCCACAGGCCATCAAAGGCATACACAACAGGAACGCGAAAGAGGAGAAAGATTCAAAACGAATGCGACTTGCAAGGGGGGGAAACCCGGTGGCACAAGACAGGTAAGACAAGACCAGTGATGGTGAATGGCAAACAAAAGGGTTGCAAGAAGATTCTAGTCCTCTACACCAACTTCGGCAAGAACAGAAAACCTGAAAAGACCAACTGGGTGATGCACCAGTACCATCTGGGTCAGTAcgaggaagagagagaaggagAGCTTGTGGTGTCAAAGATATTCTACCAGACACAACCGAGGCAATGCAATTGGTCAGATAGAAGTGCCACAACCGGTGAAGGAAGTGGAGAACAACAatctaacaacaacaacaacaataatggaAGAAGAGACAGTGGAAGTGGGACTTGTTCTTCTTCTAAGGAAATTAATGTTACTCACAGAGATGAAATGTCTGCTGTTGTTGTGGTCCCTCCCATAACAACCTTCAACACTGCCTTGGATATTCAACAACTAAAATCCGACCATTTTGGCTTCATCCCATTCAGAAAAGGCTTCGATGAGGTACAaacatttttatcttaatttatagCCAACACTTTCTGCTTAAGAGCAATTAATGAACATCATGTTTCACTTTCACTTACATTACATGCAGATATTGTGTGAGTcagatttattctttttactctCGTTTAAAAATGACTCtcttactatatatataattttcctgATTTGAACATAAGTTTGGTAGACATGAAAGGGTTATAGGGAAGGCGTTGACATAACCATTGCTTGCATAAACcgcataaataaaattgaatgaaCCTGGCCTGATAATAAATCAGCGTCAGCCAACCACCGCCTTGTTTATTACCCACCTTAAAAAGGTAACTTTACatgttattaaattattgatGACTGAATTCCGGTCACATGCATGCATGTTAATAGTTAGAGCTATGCAGAGAGTCTCAAAAAGATGAGAAGTTGAAAAGACTAGCTACTAGCTAGTTCGATCAACCATTTGGTGATTGATTGTTTAGaatatatgatgatgatgaccatTGCAGGTTGGAATAGGAGAAGCTTGCACAGCAAGAGAAGTGCAAGCATCAGGGTCATGCGATGAAGTGCATGAACGGCATGCAGtacatcatcatcaacaacaacaacagcaaaatCAGCATGCGCAGCAACAAATTGCAACCACAGCCTCCCATATCAGTAGGCCTTCGCTTCCAATCTCCACCATCATCTCTCCTCCACCCCTTCACCATGCATCCATCATCCTAGACGACAACTCGTACCATGTCTCCAGAATAATGCTCCAAAATGAAAATTTCCAGGTAAATCATCTACCAAACTACACTTCATTATTGGTTGCTGATAATATTTTCCTGGGTAAATCCCCACATTGGTTTTTGAAATTGTAAATGCCATTTTTCACTTTAGTTTTGACTTtacaaaacttttattttagtctttattttatatataaaaagaaatattattcaCTTTAGTATTTAATGACATTAAAAAATGTAGTTAAAACGGTTAGAGAGAatgatattttgtaaaatcaagtAATAAAATGAAGTTAGGGAACTGTCACATACAATTTTAGTAGTAATGGTTTACTCATTTTTCGATCTCCTTTAATTTTCATGATCTAAATATAGATAGTACTAAATAATAGAGACTGAATAAGAAAAAGGTGATGGTAGACTTACTCAATTCACATTGGCAAAGATGAAAGGATTTTATTAGGAAGAATGTTACTTACCATATTGTATATATATAGCACATGCTCATAAACATTagggaaaaagaaattaaagttgGGGTAGTGCAAACAAAGGAGCACTAAATAAAAGTGCTGAATTAAGTCCAAAATAGACTATTTTGCATGGAATGGTGCAAGAGGCTGATTCATTAACTGAGGAATCTTTTATAAGTGCTTGCTAAATTACGAGCATGAAACTGTCTTTTCACTTTTGGAATGCTGTTCAAACATGACGATTGAGATGCGGTCTTTGAATTTTATTGTTgtctttttaaatgaattaatgtatatatatatatatatatatatatatatatatatccacatGGCAGCAACAGCACCAACAACATTATAAACTTGGAGGAAGGTCTGCGTCTGGTTTGGAGGAACTCATCATGGGTTGCACTTCAACTGATATCAAAGCGGTAATTAAGAACCTTTTGACTCTGAAATATATGAACTTTGTTGCTATAATGGACTAGGAAACAGAAAAAGAGGGCTAATAAGAAtaaatattggaaaaaaaaatttgtcaaaCTAAAGAGTGATATataggagaagagagaaaaatatgtaATAACATGATGGCCGGATTTGataaagagaaatagaaaaagtATTTTCATAATGATTAAGGAATATAAAAAGTACTAGTTTTAATAtaggtaaataattaaaagaaatataatgaaaacaattttcattatttttattttaattgcagcCGAATAgccttcatctttttctctttattttactttatgcTGTTCTCATCATGTTTGCATATCTGAACAGTAGAATATCTTTCTTTATTACACCATAGAAAAACTTCTGTTAACATCTTCTCCCATTGAAACACTCCTAATgttgaatattttttgaaaattttaatctcTTTGAAAAGTgacttaaaatatcttttatattttcattcctGACCTTATTATTAGGTTACAAATGCTCAATGGCTTTTGACTATATATATGAGATGGAAAAGGAAGAGGCAATCAATTTCCATTTAACAAAACAAACCCTAATTAATCTTTTCAATAACTGCAATTTCCTTGCAGGAGTCATCTATTGCAAACCCACAAGCTGAATGGTTGAAGTACTCTTCTTATTGGCCAGACCCTGCCAACATGCAGGATCATCGTGAGTAGGAGGAGACAACAAAAAATAGAGaatatataagaagaaaaaaaccacAAACAAGACAACATCATCGTCATCATCATTAATGCTTCAACAAAAAGCCAAGTAATCAGATCCATGGTTtgctcattttctttctttttccaatgGTGCAAGTTTGTGATAAGCTTCGGTGGCTCTCAGAGGAACTATATATATAACTGTGTGCAACGGAACAAATTGGaaagaaagggaaaagaaaacaaaaaagaaaagaaatccaAGCAAAGCTGCTCTCACCTCTGACACATATGGTGAGGGAGAACGACCAAAGGCACAAAGTTAAATGCATCCTGCTAGCTGCACAAAAATCATCACTAATATGATTACAGTATCATTCTCTCTTGCttattatatttcatattattttattattttaagatgtTTGTATTAGTTcacttttcctattttttacACAAGAAATATACCAGTGAGATTGAGCAAACTTAGGACCACCTTGTTGCCCGTGCTGCATAGTGAATTAGCTAGTGTTCTGTAGTTTATGATAAGATGAGGTGAGATTTTTACATTAAACCAATTCAGTATATCGTTTGATCTAGAATCTTGTACACCAAACAATTCAGATATTTTTCATTCGACaagcaattttaaattttactacataaaattaatttgaaccaTTGACGTAAATCCCAtaaaacatgattttctcatatatatatatatatatatatatatatatatatatatatatatatattttcttctcctaaatTATGTACTGTAAAGTAATTGTTTGTCGTCGGGTCACTTTCTACGTACTGCTTTCCACATTTTTTAAAGGCTAGAGAGGAATCATATaacttttgctttctcttttagAATTTATTATCGAGAACTTTAGGGGGAACCTCAAGCTAGATAGCGCTGTAAGATTTCCAAGGACCAAGGTTATGTTACTCGTGTCGTGGCCTTCATTCAGAATTCAAAT contains:
- the LOC100799291 gene encoding NAC domain-containing protein 75 isoform X2, producing MNKIGNLSCVRSSDLIDAKLEEHQLCGSKQCPGCGHKFEGKPDWLGLPAGVKFDPTDQELIEHLEAKVEAKNMKSHPLIDEFIPTIEGEDGICYTHPEKLPGVTRDGLSRHFFHRPSKAYTTGTRKRRKIQNECDLQGGETRWHKTGKTRPVMVNGKQKGCKKILVLYTNFGKNRKPEKTNWVMHQYHLGQYEEEREGELVVSKIFYQTQPRQCNWSDRSATTGEGSGEQQSNNNNNNNGRRDSGSGTCSSSKEINVTHRDEMSAVVVVPPITTFNTALDIQQLKSDHFGFIPFRKGFDEVGIGEACTAREVQASGSCDEVHERHAVHHHQQQQQQNQHAQQQIATTASHISRPSLPISTIISPPPLHHASIILDDNSYHVSRIMLQNENFQHQQHYKLGGRSASGLEELIMGCTSTDIKAESSIANPQAEWLKYSSYWPDPANMQDHRE
- the LOC100799291 gene encoding NAC domain-containing protein 75 isoform X1, whose protein sequence is MNKIGNLSCVRSSDLIDAKLEEHQLCGSKQCPGCGHKFEGKPDWLGLPAGVKFDPTDQELIEHLEAKVEAKNMKSHPLIDEFIPTIEGEDGICYTHPEKLPGVTRDGLSRHFFHRPSKAYTTGTRKRRKIQNECDLQGGETRWHKTGKTRPVMVNGKQKGCKKILVLYTNFGKNRKPEKTNWVMHQYHLGQYEEEREGELVVSKIFYQTQPRQCNWSDRSATTGEGSGEQQSNNNNNNNGRRDSGSGTCSSSKEINVTHRDEMSAVVVVPPITTFNTALDIQQLKSDHFGFIPFRKGFDEVGIGEACTAREVQASGSCDEVHERHAVHHHQQQQQQNQHAQQQIATTASHISRPSLPISTIISPPPLHHASIILDDNSYHVSRIMLQNENFQQQHQQHYKLGGRSASGLEELIMGCTSTDIKAESSIANPQAEWLKYSSYWPDPANMQDHRE
- the LOC100799291 gene encoding NAC domain-containing protein 75 isoform X3; the encoded protein is MPSLKSINCVDPNSAPVVVTNLKGSRYGKRKKKISDWLGLPAGVKFDPTDQELIEHLEAKVEAKNMKSHPLIDEFIPTIEGEDGICYTHPEKLPGVTRDGLSRHFFHRPSKAYTTGTRKRRKIQNECDLQGGETRWHKTGKTRPVMVNGKQKGCKKILVLYTNFGKNRKPEKTNWVMHQYHLGQYEEEREGELVVSKIFYQTQPRQCNWSDRSATTGEGSGEQQSNNNNNNNGRRDSGSGTCSSSKEINVTHRDEMSAVVVVPPITTFNTALDIQQLKSDHFGFIPFRKGFDEVGIGEACTAREVQASGSCDEVHERHAVHHHQQQQQQNQHAQQQIATTASHISRPSLPISTIISPPPLHHASIILDDNSYHVSRIMLQNENFQQQHQQHYKLGGRSASGLEELIMGCTSTDIKAESSIANPQAEWLKYSSYWPDPANMQDHRE